One Solanum lycopersicum chromosome 2, SLM_r2.1 genomic region harbors:
- the LOC101250184 gene encoding uncharacterized protein has product MDLVYSSMAKCISAPFPSFTHRPLALFSRVSISPKYANARRLWKMCSASSSDTLVDNGPVKEGSKSLEVASKKEGEYGDLKSWMHENGLPPCKVVIKDRPSHDAKHLPIHYVAASEDLQAGDIAFAVPDSLVVTLERVLGNETIAELLTTNKLSELACLALYLMYEKKQGKKSFWYPYIRELDRQRARGQLAVESPLLWSDAELDYLTGSPTKADVLERAEGIKREYNELDTVWFMAGSLFQQYPYEIPTEAFPFEIFKQAFVAVQSCVVHLQKVSLARRFALVPLGPPLLSYCSNCKAMLAAVDGAVQLVVDRSYSAGDPIVVWCGPQPNSKLLINYGFVDEENSHDRLMVEAALNTEDPQYQDKRLAAQRNGKLSVQAFQVCVGKEREAVLEMLPYLRLGYVSDPSEMETVLSSQGPICPMSPCVERAVLDQLSDYFKARLAGYPTTLSEDETSLADADLDPKRRVATQLVRLEKKILNACLETTVNFINQLPDHSVSPCPAPFAPTLK; this is encoded by the exons ATGGACTTGGTTTATTCATCAATGGCTAAATGCATTTCAGCTCCGTTTCCTTCTTTCACTCATCGTCCACTCGCACTGTTTTCTAGGGTTTCTATTTCCCCCAAATATGCAAATGCTCGTCGTTTGTGGAAGATGTGTTCTGCTTCCAGCTCAGATACACTTGTTGATAATGGTCCGGTTAAGGAAGGGAGTAAATCTCTTGAAGTTGCTAGTAAGAAAGAGGGTGAGTATGGGGACTTGAAATCATGGATGCACGAAAATGGATTGCCTCCTTGTAAAGTTGTTATTAAGGATAGGCCTTCGCATGATGCGAAACATCTGCCTATTCACTACGTTGCTGCCAGTGAGGATCTTCAG GCTGGTGATATTGCTTTTGCTGTTCCGGATTCTTTGGTGGTAACGCTTGAGAGAGTTCTGGGAAATGAGACCATTG CGGAACTCTTGACAACAAACAAATTGTCTGAACTAGCCTGCTTAGCGCTTTATCTCATGTATGAGAAGAAACAAGGAAAGAAATCGTTTTGGTACCCTTATATAAGAGAACTTGATCGCCAGCGGGCAAGGGGTCAGCTAGCTGTGGAATCCCCTCTTCTGTGGTCAGATGCTGAACTTGATTATCTGACGGGGAGTCCAACTAAG GCCGATGTTCTGGAGAGGGCTGAAGGGATCAAGAGAGAGTACAATGAGCTTGATACAGTCTGGTTTATGGCTGGATCGCTGTTTCAG CAATACCCATATGAAATACCCACTGAAGCATTTCCTTTTGAGATCTTCAAGCAAGCTTTTGTTGCGGTACAATCATGTGTTGTACATTTGCAG AAAGTTAGTCTTGCGCGGAGGTTTGCACTAGTCCCATTGGGGCCACCATTATTATCCTATTGTAGCAACTGCAAAGCAATGCTAGCTGCAGTTGATGGTGCAGTGCAACTGGTCGTTGATCGCTCTTATAGCGCAGGAGATCCAATTGTCGTGTG GTGTGGACCACAACCTAATTCAAAATTACTCATTAACTATGGGTTTGTTGATGAAGAAAATTCACACGACCGTCTAATGGTGGAG GCAGCATTAAATACAGAGGATCCTCAATACCAAGACAAGAGACTGGCTGCTCAAAGGAATGGTAAACTATCAGTGCAAGCTTTCCAG GTATGTGTGGGAAAAGAAAGAGAGGCTGTGTTGGAGATGCTTCCCTATTTGAGATTGGGATATGTTTCAGATCCTTCGGAAATGGAAACTGTCTTATCATCTCAAGGTCCAATATGTCCG ATGAGTCCTTGTGTGGAAAGAGCAGTTCTTGACCAGCTAAGTGACTATTTTAAGGCAAGACTGGCTGGTTATCCGACCACTCTAAGTGAAGATGAAACTTCG TTGGCTGACGCTGATCTGGATCCAAAAAGACGAGTTGCCACACAGCTTGTCAGGTTGGAAAAGAAAATTCTAAATGCTTGCCTGGAAACTACGGTGAACTTCATTAATCAATTACCTGATCACTCTGTATCTCCGTGTCCGGCTCCTTTTGCTCCAACACTGAAATGA
- the LOC101250476 gene encoding probable inactive leucine-rich repeat receptor-like protein kinase At3g03770, with product MGCLKIFVIVVFIWALLIPNTHQLGSYETQILLQLRRHLEYPVQLDVLENYGGDFCSLGSTLNMSIICENNSVTELKIKGDKLVKVNEFHGVAVPNNTLSERFSIDSFVTTLTRLSSLKVLTLVSLGIWGPLPVKIHRLSSLEVLDMSSNFLFGKIPSEMSTMVKLHTLTFDGNFFNESVPEWLDLLPNITILSMKNNRLKGKFPHSISRITGLTDIVLSHNALSGELPDLSALSNLNLLDLRENHLDSELPLLPQGLTTILLSSNAFSGEVPEEFGKLNQLQHLDLSNNALTGTPPADLFSLPSISYLNLAFNVLSGSLPEHLNCGSELGFVDISDNRLLGMLPSCLNASSDKRIVKVSGNCLLDIQYQHSESYCKQASLAKKRTTGKEIAILVGVVGGTVILVVFLAVVILIFCRRQHARHDMDRYMFPKVVQDNAQPNISAELLANARIISQTAALGSQGAPSYRVFSMEELGEATEIFDKSALLGEGSIGKIYKGKLENGTYVAVRELTVHRRCTSWNFKLRMDLLSKFRHPHLVSLLGHCIDDGVQDDSTVHRLFLVYEFIPCGNFRARLSETTPGKVLNWSDRLAVLIGVAKAVHFLHTGVIPPSFGNSLKTDSILLDEHQIAKLSDYGMSILTEESEKVEAKGDGHNTWNTRKKEDDVYNFGFILLESLVGPFLSGKGETFLLNEMTSFGSQDGRRKIVDPAVLTTSSQESLSIVISITNKCISPESQSRPSFEDVLWNLQYAAQVQATADTDQRSDATSLS from the exons ATGGGGTGTCTAAAGATTTTTGTCATAGTTGTATTCATTTGGGCTTTATTGATCCCAAATACTCATCAATTAGGGTCCTATGAAACTCAAATTCTTCTTCAGTTACGGAGGCACTTGGAATATCCAGTGCAGTTGGATGTTTTGGAGAATTACGGTGGGGATTTTTGCAGTTTGGGTTCAACACTGAATATGAGCATTATTTGCGAGAATAACTCTGTTACTGAGCTCAAAATCAAGGGAGATAAGCTTGTAAAGGTCAATGAATTCCATGGAGTTGCAGTTCCAAACAATACCTTATCTGAACGTTTCTCCATTGATTCTTTTGTTACCACTTTGACAAGGTTAAGTAGTTTAAAAGTTCTCACTTTGGTTTCTTTGGGCATTTGGGGGCCTCTTCCTGTTAAAATTCATCGGTTGTCTTCTTTAGAAGTTCTGGATATgagttcaaattttctttttggtaaGATTCCATCTGAGATGTCTACAATGGTGAAGCTTCATACTTTGACATTTGATGGAAATTTTTTCAATGAGAGTGTCCCTGAGTGGTTGGATTTGTTACCTAATATCACTATTTTAAGCATGAAGAATAATAGGTTGAAGGGTAAATTTCCTCATTCAATTTCTAGAATCACAGGCCTTACTGATATTGTTCTGTCACATAATGCACTTTCTGGTGAATTACCTGATTTAAGTGCTTTGTCGAATTTGAATTTGTTGGATTTAAGAGAAAATCATTTGGATTCTGAACTGCCACTGTTGCCACAAGGATTGACCACTATTCTTCTTAGTAGTAATGCTTTCTCTGGTGAGGTCCCAGAAGAATTTGGAAAACTAAATCAACTACAACACCTTGATCTGTCAAATAATGCTCTTACCGGGACTCCGCCTGCTGATTTGTTCTCTTTGCCAAGTATTAGTTACTTGAATTTAGCGTTTAACGTTCTGAGTGGTTCACTTCCTGAACATCTCAACTGTGGGAGTGAACTTGGTTTTGTTGATATTTCTGATAATAGACTGCTTGGTATGCTTCCTTCTTGCTTGAATGCCAGTTCGGATAAGCGAATTGTAAAGGTTAGTGGAAACTGCTTGTTGGATATACAATATCAGCACTCTGAATCCTACTGCAAACAAGCTAGTTTGGCTAAGAAACGAACCACTGGAAAAGAGATAGCAATATTGGTAGGTGTTGTTGGGGGAACTGTTATACTTGTGGTGTTTTTGGCAGTTGTTATTCTCATCTTTTGTAGAAGACAACATGCACGTCACGATATGGATCGGTACATGTTCCCCAAAGTTGTGCAAGATAACGCACAGCCCAATATTTCTGCTGAGCTCCTGGCAAATGCTA GAATCATTTCTCAAACAGCAGCACTAGGATCACAAGGTGCCCCATCATATCGGGTGTTCTCCATGGAAGAGTTGGGGGAAGCGACagaaatttttgataaatcaGCATTACTCGGTGAAGGCTCCATTGGAAAA ATTTAcaagggaaaattagagaatgGAACCTATGTTGCTGTAAGGGAATTAACTGTTCATAGACGATGCACTAGTTGGAATTTCAAACTTCGAATGGATTTGCTGTCAAAGTTTCGCCATCCCCATTTAGTTAGCCTTCTGGGTCACTGCATTGATGATGGGGTGCAAGATGACTCAACAGTGCACAGACTTTTTCTGGTTTATGAATTTATTCCTTGTGGAAACTTCCGTGCTCGTCTTTCAG AAACTACTCCAGGAAAGGTCCTCAACTGGTCAGACAGGTTGGCGGTTCTGATTGGTGTTGCCAAGGCTGTGCACTTTCTCCACACGGGTGTAATCCCTCCTTCATTTGGCAATAGCTTGAAGACAGATAGTATATTGCTTGATGAGCATCAGATTGCAAAACTTAGTGATTATGGAATGTCAATCCTTACGGAAGAAAGTGAAAAAGTTGAG GCAAAAGGAGATGGCCACAACACCTG GAACACCAGGAAGAAAGAGGACGATGTGTATAACTTTGGTTTCATATTATTGGAGTCGCTGGTTGGTCCTTTTTTAAGTGGAAAAGGAGAAACATTTTTGCTCAACGAAATG ACATCCTTCGGTAGCCAAGATGGTAGGCGTAAAATTGTGGATCCAGCTGTGCTAACCACTAGCTCCCAAGAGTCTCTGTCAATTGTTATATCAATCACCAACAAATGCATATCTCCTGAGTCACAGAGTCGCCCCTCGTTTGAGGATGTCCTCTGGAACCTACAATATGCAGCTCAAGTCCAGGCTACAGCCGATACAGATCAAAGATCTGATGCAACTTCATTGTCATGA